From Daucus carota subsp. sativus chromosome 6, DH1 v3.0, whole genome shotgun sequence, the proteins below share one genomic window:
- the LOC108224631 gene encoding probable alkaline/neutral invertase B isoform X2 — MDRDRQRSFDERSLVDLPCFSPPVSSRADNISRIDHFDSLPFSPAHRSGFDTPRSFGHEGSPMMAEAWDALRRTLVYFRGKPVGTIAALDSSEEKLNYDQVFVRDFVPSALAFLMNGEPEIVKNFLLKTLRLQSWEKKIDRFQLAEGVMPASFKVLHDPVRNTETLMADFGESAIGRVAPIDSGFWWIILLRAYTKSTGDTSLADKPECQKGMRLILSLCLSEGFDTFPTLLCADGCCMIDRRMGVYGYPIEIQALFFMALRCALVLLKQDAEGKEFVERIVKRLHALSYHMRSYFWLDLKQLNDIYRYKTEEYSHTAVNKFNVIPDSLPEWIFDFMPTHGGYFIGNVGPSKMDFRWFCLGNCIAILASLATPEQSNAIMDLIESRWEELVGEMPLKVCYPAIESHEWRIVTGCDPKNTRWSYHNGGSWPVLLWLLTAACIKTGRPHIAKRAIELIELRLARDSWPEYYDGKVGRYIGKQARKQQTWSIAGYLVSRMMLEDPSHLGMIALEEDKQMRPPLRRSASWTF, encoded by the exons ATGGATAGGGATAGGCAAAGATCGTTTGATGAGAGATCGCTAGTTGATTTGCCATGCTTTTCACCTCCAGTGTCATCCAGAGCAGACAACATTTCCAGAATAGACCACTTTGATAGCTTACCATTTTCTCCTGCACATAGGTCCGGCTTTGACACTCCTAGGTCATTTGGGCACGAGGGGTCTCCAATGATGGCAGAGGCTTGGGATGCATTGAGGCGTACATTGGTCTATTTCCGGGGAAAACCAGTCGGGACTATTGCGGCACTGGATAGTTCTGAAGAGAAGCTCAACTATGATCAG GTGTTTGTCAGAGACTTTGTCCCAAGTGCATTAGCATTTCTAATGAATGGAGAGCCTGAGATTGTCAAAAATTTCCTTCTAAAGACTCTTCGCCTCCAGTCATGGGAGAAAAAGATTGATCGCTTCCAGCTTGCGGAGGGTGTGATGCCTGCTAGTTTTAAAGTCTTGCATGATCCGGTCAGGAATACCGAGACTCTGATGGCTGATTTTGGTGAGAGTGCAATTGGAAGAGTAGCACCTATTGATTCGGGATTTTGGTGGATCATATTACTCAGAGCATACACCAAGTCCACTGGAGACACTTCCTTGGCTGACAAGCCTGAGTGCCAGAAGGGTATGCGTTTAATACTAAGTTTATGCCTTTCAGAGGGTTTCGACACATTTCCAACCCTCCTCTGTGCAGACGGGTGCTGTATGATTGATAGGAGAATG GGTGTCTATGGTTATCCAATTGAAATACAGGCACTTTTCTTCATGGCCTTGAGATGTGCTCTAGTTTTACTGAAGCAAGATGCTGAGGGGAAGGAGTTTGTAGAACGAATAGTTAAGCGTCTTCATGCGCTGAGCTATCACATGAGAAGTTACTTTTGGTTGGATTTGAAGCAGCTGAATGATATCTATAGGTACAAAACAGAAGAATATTCACATACCGCAGTCAACAAGTTCAATGTGATTCCAGATTCTCTGCCAGAATGGATCTTTGACTTCATGCCAACACATGGTGGTTACTTCATTGGAAATGTTGGTCCTTCAAAAATGGATTTCCGCTGGTTTTGCTTGGGCAATTGTATTGCAATTTTAGCTTCCTTGGCAACTCCAGAACAGTCAAATGCAATTATGGACCTCATAGAATCACGCTGGGAGGAGTTGGTGGGAGAAATGCCTTTGAAGGTTTGTTATCCTGCAATTGAAAGTCACGAGTGGAGGATCGTGACAGGATGTGACCCAAAGAATACAAGATGGAGTTATCACAATGGCGGTTCGTGGCCAG TTCTTTTATGGCTCCTAACAGCTGCATGTATCAAGACTGGTCGCCCTCATATTGCAAAACGTGCTATTGAACTCATTGAGCTGAGGCTGGCCCGAGACAGCTGGCCGGAATATTATGATGGTAAGGTTGGTCGATATATTGGAAAACAAGCACGCAAACAACAGACCTGGTCAATTGCTGGTTACTTGGTGTCGAGGATGATGTTGGAAGATCCTTCTCATTTGGGGATGATAGCTCTGGAGGAAGACAAACAAATGAGGCCACCATTGAGAAGATCTGCTTCATGGACATTTTGA
- the LOC108224631 gene encoding probable alkaline/neutral invertase B isoform X1, protein MSTHSVDVNPTECVKSVDASCSVSEIDEYDFSRFPERPRNLNMDRDRQRSFDERSLVDLPCFSPPVSSRADNISRIDHFDSLPFSPAHRSGFDTPRSFGHEGSPMMAEAWDALRRTLVYFRGKPVGTIAALDSSEEKLNYDQVFVRDFVPSALAFLMNGEPEIVKNFLLKTLRLQSWEKKIDRFQLAEGVMPASFKVLHDPVRNTETLMADFGESAIGRVAPIDSGFWWIILLRAYTKSTGDTSLADKPECQKGMRLILSLCLSEGFDTFPTLLCADGCCMIDRRMGVYGYPIEIQALFFMALRCALVLLKQDAEGKEFVERIVKRLHALSYHMRSYFWLDLKQLNDIYRYKTEEYSHTAVNKFNVIPDSLPEWIFDFMPTHGGYFIGNVGPSKMDFRWFCLGNCIAILASLATPEQSNAIMDLIESRWEELVGEMPLKVCYPAIESHEWRIVTGCDPKNTRWSYHNGGSWPVLLWLLTAACIKTGRPHIAKRAIELIELRLARDSWPEYYDGKVGRYIGKQARKQQTWSIAGYLVSRMMLEDPSHLGMIALEEDKQMRPPLRRSASWTF, encoded by the exons ATGTCTACTCATTCGGTGGATGTTAATCCGACCGAGTGTGTAAAAAGTGTAGACGCATCATGCAGTGTGTCTGAGATTGATGAATATGATTTCTCCAGATTTCCCGAGAGGCCAAGGAATTTAAACATGGATAGGGATAGGCAAAGATCGTTTGATGAGAGATCGCTAGTTGATTTGCCATGCTTTTCACCTCCAGTGTCATCCAGAGCAGACAACATTTCCAGAATAGACCACTTTGATAGCTTACCATTTTCTCCTGCACATAGGTCCGGCTTTGACACTCCTAGGTCATTTGGGCACGAGGGGTCTCCAATGATGGCAGAGGCTTGGGATGCATTGAGGCGTACATTGGTCTATTTCCGGGGAAAACCAGTCGGGACTATTGCGGCACTGGATAGTTCTGAAGAGAAGCTCAACTATGATCAG GTGTTTGTCAGAGACTTTGTCCCAAGTGCATTAGCATTTCTAATGAATGGAGAGCCTGAGATTGTCAAAAATTTCCTTCTAAAGACTCTTCGCCTCCAGTCATGGGAGAAAAAGATTGATCGCTTCCAGCTTGCGGAGGGTGTGATGCCTGCTAGTTTTAAAGTCTTGCATGATCCGGTCAGGAATACCGAGACTCTGATGGCTGATTTTGGTGAGAGTGCAATTGGAAGAGTAGCACCTATTGATTCGGGATTTTGGTGGATCATATTACTCAGAGCATACACCAAGTCCACTGGAGACACTTCCTTGGCTGACAAGCCTGAGTGCCAGAAGGGTATGCGTTTAATACTAAGTTTATGCCTTTCAGAGGGTTTCGACACATTTCCAACCCTCCTCTGTGCAGACGGGTGCTGTATGATTGATAGGAGAATG GGTGTCTATGGTTATCCAATTGAAATACAGGCACTTTTCTTCATGGCCTTGAGATGTGCTCTAGTTTTACTGAAGCAAGATGCTGAGGGGAAGGAGTTTGTAGAACGAATAGTTAAGCGTCTTCATGCGCTGAGCTATCACATGAGAAGTTACTTTTGGTTGGATTTGAAGCAGCTGAATGATATCTATAGGTACAAAACAGAAGAATATTCACATACCGCAGTCAACAAGTTCAATGTGATTCCAGATTCTCTGCCAGAATGGATCTTTGACTTCATGCCAACACATGGTGGTTACTTCATTGGAAATGTTGGTCCTTCAAAAATGGATTTCCGCTGGTTTTGCTTGGGCAATTGTATTGCAATTTTAGCTTCCTTGGCAACTCCAGAACAGTCAAATGCAATTATGGACCTCATAGAATCACGCTGGGAGGAGTTGGTGGGAGAAATGCCTTTGAAGGTTTGTTATCCTGCAATTGAAAGTCACGAGTGGAGGATCGTGACAGGATGTGACCCAAAGAATACAAGATGGAGTTATCACAATGGCGGTTCGTGGCCAG TTCTTTTATGGCTCCTAACAGCTGCATGTATCAAGACTGGTCGCCCTCATATTGCAAAACGTGCTATTGAACTCATTGAGCTGAGGCTGGCCCGAGACAGCTGGCCGGAATATTATGATGGTAAGGTTGGTCGATATATTGGAAAACAAGCACGCAAACAACAGACCTGGTCAATTGCTGGTTACTTGGTGTCGAGGATGATGTTGGAAGATCCTTCTCATTTGGGGATGATAGCTCTGGAGGAAGACAAACAAATGAGGCCACCATTGAGAAGATCTGCTTCATGGACATTTTGA